One Spinacia oleracea cultivar Varoflay chromosome 4, BTI_SOV_V1, whole genome shotgun sequence DNA segment encodes these proteins:
- the LOC110786246 gene encoding uncharacterized protein, producing MSEIETLAILEELSSLVSDRLQVVSYKWLSRNFLVSSNAAKKLLQEFVEKNKNDFEAVYTIAGWLKKTPPTYHIRLVPQPKLAEAKHDFDGNCSVQVYSVQACIPKDPAAIWNAEYIQAEELFKQPIAVDNCLRDNRFCGVSNSLVKRNAEGAPVAITVPQAKGIGNPGQALGSSVKQTGSVLQPQPKKSEDASPKLALQRSSVTTPKTETDRSGTCDIMQIKAPDKDKTSLPVKKKGQSDKTSAGSKTSLTNLWGRASSKSKSTNSSVEEKCVASKTNGVSVSADAQITACELSEAASSDDNEADVNFKRASNDGGKKRRVVFDDSDEEDYETAVNLGSPDVPNAKLSQDSKFKSGTLDIENKKLNFDKQDDCKPIVKEETVIDDANPYAKEEFSALYMCKNVRVATSEKIHERTPDVDTSSKKKATEAAPSSPKRRKVLKTRIDERGREVTEVVWEGEEVDTKDTNPIKSVSESVKSSNVQAKKVEESGPVNRSSTTKKSPAVGSTAAGKAGGKKGTNSKDPKQGNILSFFKRV from the exons ATGTCGGAAATCGAAACCCTAGCAATCCTCGAAGAATTATCATCCCTGGTCTCCGACCGCCTTCAAGTG GTTTCTTACAAATGGCTTAGTCGAAACTTTTTGGTGTCATCAAATGCTGCAAAAAA GTTGCTTCAGGAATTTGTGgagaaaaacaaaaatgatTTTGAAGCTGTGTACACTATAGCAGGATGGTTGAAGAAAACTCCACCAACTTAtcatataagactcgttccacaGCCGAAACTTGCAG AAGCTAAGCACGATTTTGATGGTAACTGCTCCGTCCAAGTCTACAGTGTACAGGCTTGTATCCCAAAAGACCCAGCTGCTATTTGGAATGCAGAATATATTCAAGCTGAAGAGCTTTTTAAGCAACCTATTGCAGTAGATAATTGTCTCAGAGATAATAG GTTCTGTGGGGTCTCAAATTCCTTGGTTAAGCGTAATGCCGAGGGAGCGCCTGTAGCAATTACAGTGCCACAAGCTAAAGGTATAGGGAATCCAGGTCAGGCTTTAGGCAGTTCTGTTAAACAAACTGGCTCGGTTTTGCAACCTCAGCCAAAAAAATCGGAGGATGCAAGCCCAAAATTAGCCCTACAGCGTTCGAGTGTGACTACTCCCAAAACAGAAACTGACAGATCTGGTACTTGTGATATTATGCAAATCAAGGCACCAGACAAGGATAAAACATCTCTTCCAGTTAAGAAGAAAGGTCAGAGTGATAAGACTTCAGCCGGATCTAAAACCTCCTTAACAAACTTATGGGGTCGTGCATCATCAAAATCCAAATCCACTAACTCTTCTGTTGAAGAAAAATGTGTTGCTTCAAAGACAAACG GTGTTTCAGTTAGTGCAGATGCTCAAATTACTGCTTGTGAATTATCGGAGGCTGCAAGTAGTGATGATAATGAAGCAGATGTCAATTTTAAGAGAGCTTCTAATGACGGTGGCAAGAAGAGAAGGGTAGTATTTGATGACTCGGATGAAGAGGATTATGAAACTGCTGTTAATTTGGGATCACCTGATGTTCCAAATGCAAAATTATCTCAAGATTCTAAATTTAAGAGTGGAACATTAGACATAGAGAACAAAAAATTGAACTTTGACAAGCAGGATGATTGCAAACCAATAGTGAAGGAAGAGACAGTAATAGATGATGCCAATCCTTATGCTAAAGAAGAATTTTCAGCTCTTTACATGTGCAAGAATGTAAGGGTTGCCACTTCAGAGAAAATCCATGAAAGAACTCCTGATGTTGATACAAGTAGTAAGAAGAAAGCAACAGAAGCTGCTCCAAGTTCACCTAAAAGAAGAAAAGTATTGAAGACACGAATTGATGAACGTGGGAGAGAAG TCACTGAGGTCGTATGGGAAGGTGAAGAGGTAGACACGAAGGACACAAATCCAATTAAGAGTGTTAGCGAAAGTGTTAAAAGTAGCAACGTCCAGGCTAAAAAGGTTGAAGAGAGTGGACCTGTTAACAG GAGTAGTACAACTAAGAAGTCTCCAGCAGTTGGAAGCACAGCTGCGGGAAAAGCTGGTGGTAAGAAAGGAACAAATTCAAAGGATCCCAAGCAAGGAAACATATTATCATTCTTCAAGAGAGTATGA